The Candidatus Woesearchaeota archaeon genome contains a region encoding:
- a CDS encoding glutamate--tRNA ligase, with the protein MSDQKDPATNEAITTQARKLALENAVKYHGKASFGAVIGKLLHNNPSLRENLNTIKPTVQRIIDDVNKLTSAQQQQELHRINPEFEKEQAEKKENNRAARKELPPLPEAKRGNVTTRMAPEPSKYPHIGHAMSFLINYLYAKKYEGTCILRFDDTNPEKEAQEYVDAITTDVLDYLNITPAKTVFVSDAMETYYAYADKLIKTGNAYTSTQTPQEMSADRRAMRDNPEREKPITTIQEEWNRMKAGDYPDGTITLRLKISMQHKNAVMRDPVIFRICSTPHYRQGTRYKAWPLYDFACAIQEHIQGVTHVLRSSEFDTRIELQNHIRSLLGLNNPYTKQYARFNITGALTTGREIRERIESGEYTGWDDPRLVTLRALRRRGITKEALFELATIIGMSRTPSSIGFETIATINRRILDNTAKRYFFIKKPTRITINGAPRTTITLKNHPTKDLGTRTLTVSERLLIEEADAPLLNQNKLVRLIDFCNIKNKTYHSDAYDAFKGKGTSIIHYLPDDPSQLINTTIIMPDATSITGVAERNATALNEGDIIQFIRFGFCRLDKKEPNHLTFYYAHN; encoded by the coding sequence ATGAGCGATCAGAAAGACCCCGCCACGAATGAAGCCATCACCACCCAAGCCAGAAAGCTCGCCTTGGAAAACGCCGTCAAATACCACGGCAAAGCAAGCTTCGGAGCAGTCATCGGCAAACTCCTCCACAACAACCCCTCCCTCCGAGAAAACCTCAACACCATCAAACCCACAGTCCAACGCATCATTGACGACGTCAACAAGCTCACCAGTGCTCAGCAACAACAAGAACTCCACCGCATCAACCCCGAGTTTGAAAAGGAACAAGCAGAAAAAAAAGAAAACAACCGAGCAGCAAGAAAAGAACTCCCACCACTCCCTGAAGCAAAACGCGGCAACGTCACCACACGCATGGCCCCCGAACCATCAAAATACCCGCACATCGGCCACGCGATGAGCTTCCTCATCAACTACCTCTACGCAAAAAAATACGAAGGAACCTGCATCCTACGCTTTGACGACACCAACCCAGAAAAAGAAGCACAAGAATACGTCGACGCCATCACCACTGACGTCCTCGACTACCTCAACATCACCCCTGCCAAGACCGTATTCGTTTCGGACGCGATGGAAACCTACTACGCCTACGCAGACAAACTCATCAAAACAGGCAACGCCTACACCAGCACACAAACACCCCAAGAGATGTCTGCAGACCGCCGCGCCATGCGAGACAACCCAGAACGCGAAAAACCCATCACCACCATCCAAGAAGAGTGGAACCGCATGAAAGCAGGAGACTACCCCGACGGCACCATCACCCTCCGCCTCAAAATCAGCATGCAACACAAAAACGCCGTCATGCGAGACCCTGTCATCTTCCGCATCTGCTCAACACCCCACTACCGACAAGGCACCCGCTACAAGGCATGGCCCCTCTACGACTTCGCCTGCGCCATCCAAGAACACATACAAGGCGTCACCCACGTCCTTCGCAGCAGCGAATTCGACACGCGCATCGAACTCCAAAACCACATTCGCTCCCTCCTCGGACTCAACAACCCCTACACCAAACAATACGCCCGCTTCAACATCACCGGAGCGCTCACCACAGGACGCGAAATCAGAGAACGCATCGAAAGCGGAGAGTACACCGGCTGGGACGACCCGCGCCTCGTCACGCTCAGAGCCCTTCGCCGACGAGGCATCACCAAAGAAGCGCTTTTCGAACTCGCCACCATCATCGGCATGTCCCGCACCCCTTCATCCATCGGATTCGAAACCATAGCAACCATCAACCGCCGCATTCTCGACAACACAGCAAAACGATACTTCTTCATCAAAAAACCAACCCGCATCACCATCAACGGCGCGCCACGAACAACCATCACCCTCAAAAACCACCCCACCAAAGACCTCGGCACCCGCACCCTCACCGTCAGCGAGCGCCTCCTCATCGAAGAAGCAGACGCGCCCCTCCTCAACCAAAACAAACTCGTCAGGCTCATTGACTTCTGCAACATCAAGAACAAAACATACCACTCAGACGCATACGACGCATTCAAAGGGAAAGGCACCAGCATCATCCACTACCTCCCCGACGACCCCTCCCAACTCATCAACACGACTATCATTATGCCAGACGCGACCAGCATCACCGGCGTTGCCGAACGAAACGCAACAGCCCTTAACGAAGGAGACATCATCCAATTCATCCGCTTCGGATTCTGCCGCCTCGACAAAAAAGAACCAAACCACCTCACCTTCTACTACGCCCACAACTAG
- a CDS encoding transcription factor S, translating to MFCPKCGSLLRPKKEKDKAVLACSCGFVDRKHEGAPLKEVVKNEEKNLNVVDGEEEGMLPLTDAECPKCHHAKAFFWLVQTRAGDEGETKFLKCESCGNTWRDYG from the coding sequence ATGTTTTGCCCAAAATGCGGCTCGCTTTTGCGGCCAAAAAAAGAAAAGGACAAGGCAGTCCTTGCCTGTTCGTGCGGCTTTGTTGACAGAAAACATGAAGGCGCACCGCTAAAGGAAGTGGTGAAGAACGAGGAGAAGAACCTCAACGTCGTGGACGGCGAAGAAGAAGGTATGCTTCCCCTCACTGATGCAGAGTGCCCGAAATGCCATCATGCGAAAGCATTTTTTTGGTTGGTGCAAACGCGAGCAGGCGATGAAGGAGAAACAAAGTTCTTAAAGTGCGAGTCATGCGGGAATACATGGAGGGATTACGGTTAG
- a CDS encoding signal peptidase I — translation MEHEGSFDVWWSAQEDKYLALNITKQVFERFPFKNGFNKGDIMVIVGTDPEDIEVGDVIVFEANKPYPIIHRVVHVWREDGKLYFRTKGDNNDRSIVAPDLNELQIDPAYYLGRAVFRIPYVGYVKIVFVDMLRAISGGLSVAR, via the coding sequence ATGGAGCATGAAGGATCTTTTGATGTGTGGTGGTCTGCTCAGGAGGACAAGTATCTTGCGTTAAACATTACCAAGCAGGTGTTTGAGCGCTTTCCTTTCAAGAACGGGTTTAATAAGGGAGATATCATGGTTATTGTCGGCACGGATCCTGAGGACATCGAAGTAGGGGATGTCATCGTGTTTGAGGCGAACAAGCCGTATCCTATTATTCATCGGGTGGTGCATGTGTGGCGTGAGGATGGAAAGCTGTATTTTCGCACGAAGGGAGATAATAACGATAGGAGCATTGTCGCTCCTGATTTGAATGAACTTCAAATTGACCCCGCGTATTACTTGGGCAGGGCTGTTTTTCGCATTCCTTATGTGGGGTATGTGAAGATTGTGTTTGTTGATATGTTGCGGGCAATCAGCGGCGGCTTAAGCGTTGCAAGGTAG